The following proteins are co-located in the uncultured Draconibacterium sp. genome:
- a CDS encoding DUF190 domain-containing protein — MKTSEKNGILKIYLGEGDKINGRLLFEEIVFEARNEGMAGATVYKGLMSFGASHSIHTMKIFALSSDLPIIIEIIDSIEKLDEFIPKINKLMDKSQKGGLITFQELSVVRYEKGNKYRETYT; from the coding sequence ATGAAAACTTCAGAAAAAAACGGTATCCTTAAAATTTACTTGGGAGAGGGAGATAAAATAAATGGTCGCCTTTTGTTTGAAGAAATTGTTTTTGAAGCCAGAAATGAAGGTATGGCAGGAGCAACAGTTTATAAAGGACTCATGTCGTTTGGAGCCAGCCATTCTATTCACACCATGAAAATTTTTGCACTATCGAGCGACCTGCCAATCATTATTGAAATTATCGACTCTATTGAAAAACTTGACGAGTTTATACCCAAAATCAATAAACTAATGGATAAAAGTCAAAAGGGCGGATTAATTACTTTTCAGGAGTTAAGCGTGGTGCGCTACGAGAAGGGAAATAAATACCGCGAAACCTATACCTAA
- a CDS encoding GGGtGRT protein, with protein MPLFESYDRRIKQIDTFLNANGISSIEEAKKICDEKGVDVYEIVKGIQPIAFENAMWSYIVGAAVAIKRGQTSAADIAATLGEGLQSFCIPGSVADDRKVGIGHGNLAAMLLRDETKCFAFLAGHESFAAAEGAIGIAKSANRVRKEPLRVILNGLGKDAAKIIARINGFTYVQTDFDFATGELIEVQRKAYSAGDRAKVNCYGANDVREGVAILHSEGVDVSITGNSTNPTRFQHPVAGTYKKECIEQGKKYFSVASGGGTGRTLHPDNMAAGPASYGMTDTMGRMHSDAQFAGSSSVPAHVEMMGLIGMGNNPMVGASVAVAVAISQA; from the coding sequence ATGCCATTATTTGAAAGTTACGACAGAAGAATCAAACAAATTGATACATTCTTAAACGCAAACGGCATTTCTTCTATCGAAGAGGCCAAAAAAATATGCGACGAAAAAGGTGTTGATGTATACGAAATTGTAAAAGGTATTCAACCTATTGCATTCGAAAACGCCATGTGGTCGTACATTGTAGGTGCTGCAGTTGCCATTAAACGTGGACAAACATCTGCTGCAGATATTGCTGCTACTTTAGGTGAAGGTTTACAGTCGTTCTGTATTCCCGGATCGGTTGCCGACGATAGAAAAGTAGGAATCGGTCATGGTAACCTTGCTGCAATGTTACTTCGCGACGAAACCAAATGTTTTGCATTCTTAGCAGGACACGAATCGTTCGCTGCCGCTGAAGGTGCTATCGGTATTGCAAAATCGGCAAACCGTGTTCGTAAAGAGCCTTTACGTGTAATCCTTAACGGATTAGGAAAAGACGCTGCAAAAATTATCGCACGTATTAATGGTTTTACCTACGTTCAAACTGATTTCGATTTTGCTACCGGCGAATTGATAGAAGTACAACGTAAAGCATACTCTGCCGGTGATCGTGCAAAAGTAAATTGCTACGGTGCCAACGATGTACGCGAAGGTGTTGCTATTCTTCACAGCGAAGGTGTTGATGTATCAATTACAGGTAACTCAACTAACCCAACACGTTTCCAGCACCCTGTTGCAGGTACATACAAAAAAGAATGTATCGAACAAGGTAAAAAATACTTCTCTGTTGCTTCTGGTGGTGGTACTGGTCGTACTCTTCACCCAGACAACATGGCTGCCGGTCCTGCTTCTTATGGTATGACTGACACCATGGGACGTATGCACTCTGATGCACAGTTCGCAGGTTCTTCTTCAGTTCCGGCTCACGTTGAGATGATGGGATTGATCGGAATGGGTAACAACCCAATGGTTGGAGCTTCTGTTGCTGTTGCAGTAGCAATTTCGCAAGCTTAA